Below is a window of Allomuricauda ruestringensis DSM 13258 DNA.
TCCAATCGGCTAACGGGTTTGAGGGTGCCCGTCACCACGGTTTCATCCAAACTTTGTGCCGAGGGTTCCAGTTGTATGTTGATGGTTTTGGATTCATTGGCACTTAAGCTGATTTTGGTTTGATACGATTGAAATCCCAAAGAAGTCACCAATACTACATAGTCGCCTGGCTTAATGTTGTTCAACTCAAATAAACCATCAATATCCGTGGCGGCTCCCATTTCTGTTCCATTAAGCTGCACATTTGCCAGCGGCAACGGTTCTCCATTGTCCGTAACCTTTCCGCTTACCGAAGCTGTTTGGCCAAAACAATGACTGCTGACTATTGCTATCCAAGAAAGAGCGATATGCCTACAAATTATTTTCAATATGTATAAAATTAAATTTAGACAAAACTAAAAATAGATTTTGTCAAATAAAAATGTATTTTTGAAAAAATATTTTTTGATGACTAGATCAGAGGAAAACTATTTAAAGACGATTTTTCATTTGGGTGGTGGGGATTCCAAATCCATTACCACCAATGCCATTGCAGAGCAAATGGAAACAAAACCATCTTCCGTAACCGATATGGCCAAGAAACTATCGGAAAAAGGATTGGTGGACTATGTACGGTACCAAGGCATTTCATTGACCGATGCAGGGGTGAAAACAGCTTTGTCCATCATTAGAAAACACCGATTATGGGAGGTTTTTTTGGTGGAAAAATTGGATTTTTCTTGGGACGAGGTGCACGAGGTTGCGGAGCAACTGGAACACATCAAAAGTGAAAAGTTGATTGACAAAATTGACGAACTCTTGGAATTCCCCAAATATGACCCTCACGGTGACCCCATTCCCACCAAGGATGGAAAGTTTCAGGAACGTGATGAAAAATTGCTCAGCGAAATGGCCATCAATTCCAAAGGAATATGTGTTGGGGTAAAGGATTCCTCCGTACCCTTTCTTAAATTTTTGGACAAGAACAAAATTGCTCTGGGAAACACCATCACAATAATAGACAAGGAAGATTTTGACAATTCCCTTCGTATTCAAATGGAAGGGAAGGAAATGCGCATATCACACCAAATAGCATCTAATTTATATGTAAAAAAGAACGACTGATGGAACAAGTAATACACTATTTTCAGGAAATAGACCCAGTTTTGGCAGCCTTTTATGCTACGTTGTTTACCTGGGGACTGACAGCTGCAGGGGCAGGCCTTGTGTTTTTGTTCAAAAGCCCAAAGAGGGCTTTGATGGATGGAATGTTGGGCTTTACGGGAGGTGTTATGGTCGCTGCCAGTTTTTGGAGCCTTTTGGCACCGGGCATTGAGATGAGCGAAGGTGAAGGCTTTGTAAAAGTGATTCCAGCAGCCGTTGGCTTTTTGCTTGGAGCGGGTTTTATTTTTGGTTTGGATAAAATTTTGCCCCATTTGCACATCAATTTTAAAATAGATGAAGCAGAAGGGGTAAAGACGCCCTGGCACCGTACCACGCTGCTGGTCTTGGCCATTACCTTGCACAATATTCCCGAAGGATTGGCCGTAGGTGTTCTGTTTGGAGGTGTTGCTTCTGGCTTTGAAGGTGCAACTATTGGAGGGGCTGTTGCCTTGGCCTTGGGTATCGGGTTACAAAATTTCCCAGAGGGTTTTGCCGTTGCCGTACCCATGCGCAGGCATGGTCTGAGCCGAAGAAAAAGTTGGATGTACGGTCAGGCATCGGCCTTGGTAGAACCTATTGCTGGTGTATTGGGGGCTTGGGCCGTATTAACATTTGAGCCTATTCTTCCCTACGCACTTTCGTTTGCCGCGGGTGCCATGATTTTTGTGGTGGTCGAGGAGGTAATCCCCGAAACGCAACAAGACAAATACACCGATATCGCCACAATGGGTTTTATCGGTGGATTTATAATTATGATGACCTTGGATGTTGGGCTGGGATAGATTTATTTACCCCCCTATCAAATCAAAAACACCCTTGGTCAAGAACTGATCGGCTTTGTTCAGGTCTGTTGAGATGATTTCGGTATACCCACCATAGGTATTGCCTTGTTTTACGGCGATACGTTCAAAAGTATAGCCTGCACCTTGTTTATTTACCAATTTAAGTACGTAGGAGGTACCTTCTGATTCAATGACCGCTTCTTCCGGCAAAGAGAGTGTTTTGATGGTATCCGTCATAATTTTGGCATCCACGAACATACCGGGCAGGAAGTTCGCCTCTTCTTCGTGTTCCAGATGCCCGTGTACTTTAATAGATCTTTTGGCATCGTCAATAGAGGTGCCCACCAAGTAAACTTCACCATTAAAGGCTTCTTCGGAGGCTTCAGGAATCCTAAATTGAATTTTTTGTCCCTTCTTCACTTTTAGGATGTCTTTCTCAAAAACGGTAAGTTCCAAATGTACGTGGTCGTTGTCCACAATCTCCAAAATCTCCGTGGCAGGAGAAACATAGCTTCCTTTGGCCACGTTCATTTTTGTGATGCTTCCCGAAATTGGTGCATAAATGGCGGCTTGTGACGATATATTGCCTTGTTCCACCTTGCTAGGAGAAATGTTGAGCATTTGCAATTGCTCCCGCAAGCCTCGGTAACGTGCCTTGGCTGTTTCATAATTGCTCTTGGCCTGAAGAAAATTCTTTTGAGAGGCTATTTTTTCTTTAAAAAGCGTTTCGTTTCGTTCAAATTCTGCTTTT
It encodes the following:
- a CDS encoding metal-dependent transcriptional regulator, translated to MTRSEENYLKTIFHLGGGDSKSITTNAIAEQMETKPSSVTDMAKKLSEKGLVDYVRYQGISLTDAGVKTALSIIRKHRLWEVFLVEKLDFSWDEVHEVAEQLEHIKSEKLIDKIDELLEFPKYDPHGDPIPTKDGKFQERDEKLLSEMAINSKGICVGVKDSSVPFLKFLDKNKIALGNTITIIDKEDFDNSLRIQMEGKEMRISHQIASNLYVKKND
- a CDS encoding ZIP family metal transporter → MEQVIHYFQEIDPVLAAFYATLFTWGLTAAGAGLVFLFKSPKRALMDGMLGFTGGVMVAASFWSLLAPGIEMSEGEGFVKVIPAAVGFLLGAGFIFGLDKILPHLHINFKIDEAEGVKTPWHRTTLLVLAITLHNIPEGLAVGVLFGGVASGFEGATIGGAVALALGIGLQNFPEGFAVAVPMRRHGLSRRKSWMYGQASALVEPIAGVLGAWAVLTFEPILPYALSFAAGAMIFVVVEEVIPETQQDKYTDIATMGFIGGFIIMMTLDVGLG
- a CDS encoding efflux RND transporter periplasmic adaptor subunit, whose product is MKNIIQIAAVFLLLMGCGNKNNKESASQEQGEETGIKVTQEQFDTNDLMISTMEKRTFPKMVETSGMIDVPPENRASVMAFMGGFVKQTSLLVGDKVKKGQLLVVLENQEFLKMQQEYMEVFNQLDYLKAEFERNETLFKEKIASQKNFLQAKSNYETAKARYRGLREQLQMLNISPSKVEQGNISSQAAIYAPISGSITKMNVAKGSYVSPATEILEIVDNDHVHLELTVFEKDILKVKKGQKIQFRIPEASEEAFNGEVYLVGTSIDDAKRSIKVHGHLEHEEEANFLPGMFVDAKIMTDTIKTLSLPEEAVIESEGTSYVLKLVNKQGAGYTFERIAVKQGNTYGGYTEIISTDLNKADQFLTKGVFDLIGG